Proteins encoded within one genomic window of Salipaludibacillus agaradhaerens:
- a CDS encoding TRAP transporter large permease encodes MILLSIIAIFFVCLLLGVPVAFSIIIASSVPILLEPLVSLTQVSSIMIESFSSFTLLAIPLFIFAGALMNLTKVTDDLIYISKALVGKFKGSLAHMNIITSIFFGAISGSSVADVASLGRILIPAMIKAGYSREFAATVTAASSTIGSIIPPSILLIVYGALAQTSVAALFIAGIVPGILIGITQMIYAYLYAAKNDVGAIDNKEIGLAEDEKLSKIVALKKGIFPLSLFLIVIVGIMSGVFTATEAASIAVIYVFIVAFFIRKQRNVREYMAVTRKAVIDSATIYILIAAAALLSWVLTYYQAMQPLIDFLLENNFSPLLFLLMLTMLYVFLGTFMEPNSAMLIFVPLLLPVMQGLQIDPVVAGIVTVMAIRLGTVTPPYGLSSLLAAKVAGTNVLKMMRHILIFVFIYLVAILLIIIFPGIVTFLPNLLIN; translated from the coding sequence GTGATACTGCTTTCCATTATTGCTATCTTTTTTGTTTGTTTACTATTAGGCGTACCCGTTGCCTTCAGTATTATCATTGCCTCATCAGTTCCTATTTTGCTAGAGCCACTTGTCAGTTTAACACAAGTGAGTTCCATTATGATTGAATCATTCTCAAGCTTTACCTTGCTAGCAATTCCTTTATTTATTTTTGCTGGAGCTTTAATGAACTTAACGAAAGTGACGGATGACTTAATATATATTTCAAAAGCATTAGTAGGCAAGTTCAAAGGAAGTCTAGCGCATATGAATATTATAACAAGTATTTTTTTTGGTGCGATATCGGGGTCATCGGTTGCTGATGTTGCGTCATTAGGACGAATTCTCATTCCTGCCATGATAAAGGCGGGGTATAGTAGGGAATTTGCAGCAACAGTTACTGCCGCTTCATCGACAATTGGCTCGATCATCCCGCCGAGTATATTACTCATTGTTTATGGCGCACTAGCTCAAACGTCAGTCGCTGCATTATTTATTGCAGGGATTGTGCCTGGTATTTTAATTGGAATTACTCAGATGATTTATGCGTATCTTTATGCGGCTAAAAATGATGTTGGGGCCATAGATAATAAAGAAATTGGCTTAGCAGAAGATGAAAAACTATCAAAAATTGTTGCCTTAAAGAAGGGGATTTTCCCATTAAGTTTATTTTTAATTGTCATTGTTGGGATTATGTCTGGCGTTTTTACAGCAACTGAGGCAGCTAGTATTGCCGTTATCTATGTCTTTATCGTCGCATTCTTTATTCGCAAACAACGAAATGTTAGAGAATACATGGCGGTAACGCGGAAAGCCGTTATAGATTCAGCAACAATTTATATTTTAATTGCGGCAGCTGCACTGTTATCTTGGGTTTTAACTTACTACCAAGCGATGCAGCCATTGATTGATTTCTTATTGGAAAATAATTTTAGCCCGCTGTTATTTTTATTAATGCTGACCATGCTATATGTTTTTTTAGGCACATTTATGGAACCCAATTCGGCGATGCTTATCTTTGTGCCGCTGCTGTTGCCAGTTATGCAAGGTCTTCAAATTGATCCTGTGGTAGCAGGAATCGTTACCGTAATGGCCATTCGTTTAGGAACTGTCACACCTCCCTATGGATTATCAAGTCTTCTTGCAGCGAAGGTCGCCGGCACGAATGTATTAAAAATGATGAGGCATATTCTTATCTTTGTATTTATTTATCTCGTGGCTATTCTACTGATTATTATATTTCCTGGAATTGTGACATTCTTGCCGAATTTGCTGATAAACTGA
- a CDS encoding TRAP transporter small permease → MKKLKELISKVASAISIAMLITLALSLFIGVIARYVFSYSIPEIEVVRKFSIMWLVFMGSAIAVKEKLHLEIDILSDYMSDSHVRIKNMIVYVLVLFAISILIFIGVAAFNSGLSRSELVSIRFLSSPPSLIYYYSAFLVGSLFMSYFHLEQFKNVFSRKGVKKQ, encoded by the coding sequence ATGAAGAAGCTAAAAGAGTTGATAAGCAAAGTGGCTAGTGCCATAAGCATTGCGATGCTAATAACGTTAGCTCTATCCCTTTTTATAGGTGTTATTGCCCGATATGTATTTTCTTATTCTATTCCTGAAATTGAAGTAGTCCGTAAATTTTCTATTATGTGGCTTGTTTTTATGGGGTCTGCTATTGCTGTAAAAGAAAAACTACATTTAGAGATTGACATCTTATCAGATTATATGAGTGATAGTCACGTACGTATAAAAAATATGATTGTCTATGTGTTAGTTCTCTTTGCTATCAGTATTTTAATTTTCATAGGGGTGGCTGCGTTTAATTCTGGTTTGTCACGAAGTGAATTGGTTTCTATCCGGTTTCTATCATCTCCTCCATCCCTTATTTACTATTATTCAGCCTTTTTAGTTGGTTCGCTGTTCATGTCGTATTTTCACCTCGAACAGTTTAAAAATGTGTTTAGTAGAAAAGGGGTGAAGAAACAGTGA
- a CDS encoding TRAP transporter substrate-binding protein, with protein sequence MKMNSLKKLVGVSSAVALILVLTACGNANGTNSNNSNSQNETNSGESIELVAATINPSDSLLAETLVAFTEEIENQSDGQITFTVHTGGTVGNASSLYQSVISGDIDMIYSDTGWFAEHNPVFDILSTNYLFEDQEHYETIVNSDGKLSYFEDLLIESPGLKNVMFAGGLERNIISTFPIETASDLEGRAMRSGGSSAEMEWWRNLGANPTTIDFNEVYSALQTGVAEGSQNSLDAMIEQRFGEVGEYVARTQHNLTLGFIVMNNDRYESLSDEHKEAIQQAADIIQPEYIAKAFEQADESMDVLIDEFGVTFTDPDREEFIEKSRLQMEEIAEEHDVLDIVEDIFN encoded by the coding sequence ATGAAAATGAATTCCCTGAAAAAGTTGGTTGGTGTCTCTAGTGCGGTTGCATTGATACTTGTGTTGACAGCGTGCGGTAATGCGAATGGAACAAATAGCAATAACAGCAATAGTCAGAATGAAACTAACAGTGGAGAGAGTATTGAATTAGTAGCAGCTACAATTAATCCAAGTGATTCTTTGTTGGCGGAAACTTTGGTAGCGTTTACAGAAGAGATTGAAAACCAAAGTGATGGGCAAATTACGTTTACTGTCCATACCGGGGGAACGGTGGGCAATGCTTCTAGCCTTTACCAATCTGTTATCTCCGGAGATATTGACATGATTTATTCTGATACAGGATGGTTTGCTGAGCACAATCCCGTCTTTGATATTTTAAGTACAAATTACCTTTTTGAAGATCAAGAACATTATGAAACAATCGTGAATAGTGATGGAAAGCTTTCCTATTTTGAAGATCTACTTATAGAAAGTCCAGGCCTGAAAAATGTCATGTTTGCAGGTGGTCTAGAACGAAATATTATTAGTACATTTCCTATTGAAACTGCATCTGATTTGGAAGGACGAGCTATGAGAAGTGGAGGCAGTTCTGCGGAAATGGAATGGTGGAGAAATTTAGGAGCAAATCCAACGACAATTGACTTTAATGAAGTGTATTCGGCTCTTCAAACTGGCGTTGCTGAAGGCTCGCAAAACAGTCTAGACGCTATGATTGAGCAACGCTTCGGGGAAGTTGGAGAGTATGTAGCACGTACCCAGCACAACCTCACATTAGGGTTTATTGTCATGAATAATGACCGCTATGAGTCCTTGAGTGATGAGCATAAAGAAGCAATCCAGCAGGCAGCTGACATTATACAACCAGAATACATTGCGAAAGCATTTGAACAGGCAGACGAAAGTATGGACGTATTAATTGACGAATTTGGTGTTACATTTACTGACCCAGACCGTGAAGAATTCATTGAAAAATCACGACTTCAAATGGAAGAGATAGCAGAAGAACACGATGTTCTTGATATTGTAGAAGATATTTTTAACTAA
- a CDS encoding sialidase family protein, with product MLGTFIDEQYKIPILYPHNHASNLLELDSGDLLCTWFGGSKEGKADITVMVSTFSKENRTWHPPQAVSDDSTRSEQNPILFKNPNGQIWLIYTAQYAVHQDSSVVRYSVSDDEGVTWSKVKDLFDKPGTFVRNPPVITENNDIILPAYYCLKSTNGFLGNDYSVVKRSKDNGNTWEETKIEGSEGLVHLSLVHLEGQRLVGFFRSRKADKIYRTVSNDLGFTWSKPSPTHLPNNNASIQATKLSRGQLVMVFNNINAEERPPKENRPPWFDPSDMDKVGVNKENQSDAIWGVVRNPLSIAVSEDEGLTWKHVKSVIESQDINSEPEFSYPSIKQDREGKIHITFTYLRQYIQHVIVDEQVLYR from the coding sequence ATGCTTGGAACATTTATTGATGAACAGTATAAGATACCTATTCTCTATCCACATAATCATGCCTCTAACCTGTTGGAACTAGACAGTGGTGATTTACTCTGTACTTGGTTCGGCGGCTCTAAAGAAGGTAAGGCGGATATTACGGTTATGGTATCAACATTTTCTAAAGAGAACCGAACATGGCATCCACCTCAAGCTGTTTCTGACGATTCAACAAGATCCGAGCAAAATCCTATTCTATTTAAAAATCCTAATGGGCAAATTTGGTTAATCTATACGGCACAGTATGCGGTGCATCAGGATTCTTCCGTTGTCAGATATAGCGTGTCAGATGATGAAGGGGTGACATGGAGTAAGGTTAAAGATTTATTTGATAAACCGGGAACGTTTGTCCGAAATCCGCCCGTTATTACTGAAAATAATGACATTATTTTACCAGCGTATTATTGTCTGAAATCAACGAATGGGTTTTTAGGAAATGATTATAGTGTCGTAAAAAGGTCTAAAGATAACGGTAACACATGGGAAGAGACTAAAATTGAAGGAAGTGAAGGTCTTGTTCACTTGTCGCTAGTGCATTTAGAAGGTCAACGGCTCGTTGGTTTTTTCAGAAGTCGTAAAGCGGATAAGATTTATCGGACGGTGTCCAATGATTTAGGTTTTACGTGGAGCAAGCCATCTCCTACACACCTCCCTAATAACAATGCTTCTATTCAAGCGACAAAGCTGTCCAGAGGACAACTTGTGATGGTATTTAACAATATAAATGCTGAAGAGCGCCCACCAAAGGAAAATAGGCCACCATGGTTTGATCCAAGTGACATGGATAAAGTCGGTGTTAATAAAGAGAATCAGTCAGATGCCATTTGGGGTGTGGTTAGAAACCCTCTTTCCATTGCCGTCTCTGAGGATGAAGGCTTGACATGGAAGCATGTGAAATCGGTTATAGAAAGTCAAGATATAAACAGCGAACCAGAATTTTCGTATCCTTCTATTAAACAGGACAGAGAAGGAAAAATTCATATAACATTTACGTATTTACGGCAGTATATTCAACATGTAATTGTCGATGAACAAGTTCTTTATCGCTAA
- a CDS encoding SDR family NAD(P)-dependent oxidoreductase produces MMLKDKVAVITGATRGIGREIARTYAENGAKIVMTGTNHARLQALYEDISLKGVECIAMSGDVREEETAEKVVQEAINQFQRVDILVNNAGVNQRSSTLDMAINDWKRVIDTNLNGNLYFSRAVLLYMIKQKQGKIINISSTAAKSGHPNAAPSYGASKAAVDYLTKHLALEMAPYNIVVNGLSPGPIETEMVQQWHDEYRKNVLTKVPLKRLGKPKDIAGAALFLASDLSGFITGETININGGTYMN; encoded by the coding sequence ATGATGTTAAAAGACAAAGTAGCCGTTATCACAGGAGCAACCCGGGGTATTGGACGGGAAATCGCAAGAACCTATGCAGAAAATGGGGCTAAGATAGTCATGACAGGAACTAACCATGCCCGTCTACAGGCACTTTATGAAGATATAAGTCTAAAAGGTGTTGAATGTATTGCCATGTCTGGCGATGTAAGAGAAGAAGAAACGGCGGAGAAAGTGGTCCAAGAAGCAATAAACCAGTTCCAGCGGGTAGATATTTTAGTGAACAATGCCGGTGTCAATCAACGCTCTTCAACGCTTGATATGGCTATTAATGATTGGAAACGTGTCATTGATACTAATTTAAATGGTAATTTGTATTTTTCACGAGCAGTACTCCTATATATGATCAAACAAAAGCAAGGAAAAATCATTAACATCAGCTCTACTGCGGCAAAATCTGGCCACCCGAATGCAGCACCCTCGTATGGCGCCTCAAAAGCAGCTGTGGATTATTTAACTAAGCATCTTGCTTTAGAAATGGCGCCTTATAATATTGTGGTAAATGGGCTCTCACCAGGGCCTATTGAGACAGAAATGGTTCAACAATGGCATGATGAATATCGAAAAAATGTACTAACTAAGGTGCCGTTGAAGCGCTTAGGAAAACCGAAAGATATAGCAGGTGCAGCATTATTTCTCGCTTCTGATTTATCAGGCTTTATCACAGGGGAAACCATCAACATTAATGGCGGAACCTATATGAATTAA
- the pdxA gene encoding 4-hydroxythreonine-4-phosphate dehydrogenase PdxA — MKPIIAVTMGDCTGVGPEIICKAFRDEAIYERCRPFVIGDEKILQRELQLLEIDLKINTIGDVDDAHFQYGSIDCIDLDLLPADLPYGRVSGDAGNAAFRYLEKAIELAKTFKIHGVSTAPLNKEALHKGGHIYPGHTEILAELTNTKTYSMMLSSPKLKVIHLTTHLGLLDAIESITEERTYQVIRLADTALRKAGYTSPKIAVCGINPHAGENGLFGHGEEETKLVPGITKAQQEGISVSGPYPADTLFYRAVKGDFDIVVACYHDQGHVPIKVLGLEEGVNITVGLRGGVIRTSVDHGTAFDIAGKQKADARSMIEALKIAAEMAPKELGSCIE, encoded by the coding sequence ATGAAACCGATTATTGCAGTAACGATGGGGGATTGCACAGGAGTAGGTCCAGAAATTATTTGTAAAGCCTTCCGTGATGAAGCCATTTATGAACGCTGTCGGCCATTTGTTATCGGTGATGAGAAAATCCTTCAAAGGGAACTTCAATTATTAGAGATTGATTTAAAGATCAATACGATAGGAGATGTGGATGACGCTCACTTTCAGTATGGTAGCATTGATTGTATTGACTTAGATCTATTACCAGCAGATCTTCCTTACGGTCGTGTGTCTGGCGATGCTGGAAATGCAGCTTTTCGTTATTTAGAAAAAGCTATTGAGTTAGCAAAGACGTTTAAAATACATGGTGTTTCTACGGCACCGTTAAATAAAGAAGCCCTGCATAAAGGAGGACATATTTACCCAGGCCACACTGAAATTTTAGCAGAACTTACGAACACAAAGACATATTCAATGATGCTTAGCTCACCTAAATTAAAAGTCATCCATTTGACAACCCATCTTGGCTTGTTGGATGCTATCGAATCAATTACAGAAGAGCGCACCTATCAAGTAATACGTTTAGCTGATACAGCTTTAAGAAAAGCAGGGTATACGTCACCAAAAATTGCTGTGTGCGGAATCAATCCACATGCAGGTGAAAACGGATTATTTGGTCATGGTGAAGAGGAAACAAAATTAGTCCCTGGTATAACAAAAGCGCAACAAGAGGGTATTTCAGTTTCTGGTCCTTATCCGGCAGATACCCTATTCTATCGAGCTGTAAAAGGAGATTTCGATATCGTTGTTGCCTGCTACCATGATCAAGGGCATGTTCCTATTAAAGTATTGGGATTGGAAGAGGGGGTTAATATTACCGTTGGCCTTCGTGGTGGCGTCATCCGTACATCCGTGGATCACGGTACAGCCTTTGATATTGCAGGAAAACAAAAAGCTGATGCAAGGAGTATGATTGAGGCACTTAAAATAGCTGCTGAGATGGCCCCTAAGGAATTAGGTTCATGCATAGAATAA
- a CDS encoding iron-containing alcohol dehydrogenase → MKKQAHFQTAKHIMLGSHVIKDLKEPLGGLSDSIGHALIVTQGAIQDLGFTHIIEDQLLTMGAKVDVNIDILPEPTIDNIEEVYENIQGERYDVVIGIGGGSVLDATKILAVLMTNSLSVENMLGTNQVEKPGVPTILIPTTSGTGSEVTPNAIVTLPDEELKVGIVSQYLLPNLVVLDPSLTLSLPKSITAATGMDAFTHSLESFISNKANPFSDMFALESIRLISSSILIAYENGSSIEAREKMLVGSMYGGMALTAAGTAAVHALAYPLGGKYHIPHGEANSMLLPHVMNVNMNAIIDRLNLVAEPMGLSIEGKPKEKVARDVVELIETWTAKLNIPQNIADFGVTNEDLDELAVAASKVTRLLNNNPKELTIDDIKSIYQKLLP, encoded by the coding sequence ATGAAGAAGCAAGCTCATTTTCAAACGGCGAAACACATTATGTTAGGGTCTCATGTAATAAAAGATCTTAAAGAACCTCTTGGAGGACTATCGGACTCGATTGGTCACGCTCTTATCGTTACCCAAGGAGCTATTCAAGATCTAGGATTTACTCATATCATTGAAGATCAGCTGCTTACTATGGGAGCAAAAGTGGACGTGAATATTGACATATTACCGGAACCGACAATTGATAATATAGAAGAAGTTTATGAGAATATTCAAGGTGAACGATATGATGTGGTGATCGGTATTGGTGGAGGTAGTGTACTAGATGCTACGAAAATTCTTGCTGTTCTTATGACAAACTCCCTTTCAGTTGAGAACATGCTCGGGACTAATCAAGTCGAAAAGCCAGGTGTTCCAACCATATTAATCCCAACAACATCTGGTACAGGCTCGGAAGTGACACCAAATGCTATCGTAACACTTCCTGATGAGGAGCTAAAGGTCGGGATAGTCAGTCAGTATCTACTTCCAAACTTAGTTGTCCTTGATCCATCATTAACCTTGAGCTTACCTAAGTCCATAACAGCGGCCACAGGTATGGATGCTTTTACCCATTCTTTAGAGTCCTTTATTTCTAATAAAGCAAATCCATTTAGCGATATGTTTGCATTGGAGTCTATTCGACTCATTTCATCTAGTATTTTAATTGCTTATGAAAATGGCTCTTCTATAGAAGCAAGGGAGAAAATGTTAGTTGGCTCTATGTATGGAGGAATGGCTTTAACAGCCGCTGGTACAGCTGCAGTGCATGCATTGGCTTATCCACTCGGAGGGAAATATCATATTCCTCATGGAGAAGCTAATTCCATGTTACTGCCACACGTTATGAATGTTAACATGAATGCCATCATAGACCGCTTAAATTTAGTTGCTGAACCTATGGGGTTATCAATTGAAGGGAAACCAAAAGAGAAGGTAGCTAGAGACGTCGTAGAGCTTATTGAAACTTGGACTGCAAAGCTAAATATTCCTCAAAATATAGCAGATTTCGGTGTCACAAATGAGGATTTAGATGAATTAGCGGTGGCTGCTTCCAAGGTGACGCGATTATTAAATAATAATCCAAAGGAACTGACAATTGATGATATAAAGAGCATTTATCAAAAACTATTACCTTAA
- the dapA gene encoding 4-hydroxy-tetrahydrodipicolinate synthase, which produces MIHGIIPAMVTPITEDQRINHSVTVQLTRELLGKGAAGLFILGTNGEFHMLTTEEKVAFTKTVATEVNGAVPLIVGAGSNSTKEVIELSKVLKEAGADVLSIITPYFIQPTQDELIDHYRAIAKAVELPLLMYNIPKKTGVTLEPETVCELAREKNIVGIKDSSGQFELIENYIRVTAEEEFVVLAGTDSLILDTLEAGGTGAVAATANIVPSVVNNIYEYWKQGERDKARQAQEKLAPIRALFSKGTIPAVIKKALEVQGIKVGAPIHPIRDVSQEVEEQLRQVLSKYWQK; this is translated from the coding sequence ATGATACATGGCATTATTCCAGCAATGGTAACGCCCATCACCGAAGACCAACGCATTAATCACTCTGTAACGGTGCAATTGACACGTGAATTACTTGGCAAGGGAGCAGCTGGATTATTTATTCTCGGCACAAATGGTGAATTTCATATGCTCACCACTGAAGAAAAAGTAGCATTTACAAAAACGGTGGCAACGGAAGTAAATGGTGCAGTTCCTCTGATTGTTGGCGCCGGTAGCAACAGCACAAAGGAAGTCATAGAGTTGAGCAAAGTATTAAAAGAAGCTGGTGCAGACGTTTTGTCTATTATCACACCTTACTTTATCCAGCCGACTCAAGATGAATTGATTGATCATTATCGCGCAATAGCTAAAGCGGTAGAACTTCCGCTTCTCATGTATAACATCCCTAAAAAGACGGGTGTGACATTGGAACCGGAAACAGTATGTGAATTAGCGAGGGAAAAAAACATCGTCGGGATTAAAGATAGTAGCGGACAGTTTGAGCTCATCGAGAACTATATCCGGGTAACAGCAGAGGAGGAATTTGTCGTACTCGCTGGAACCGACTCTCTCATTCTCGATACTTTAGAAGCGGGAGGTACAGGGGCTGTAGCCGCTACTGCAAATATTGTACCAAGCGTTGTTAATAACATTTATGAGTATTGGAAACAAGGTGAAAGGGACAAAGCACGTCAGGCCCAAGAAAAATTAGCTCCTATTAGAGCCCTTTTTTCAAAAGGTACCATTCCAGCAGTGATAAAAAAAGCACTGGAAGTCCAGGGAATAAAAGTAGGGGCGCCAATACATCCCATTCGTGACGTCAGTCAAGAAGTTGAAGAACAGTTACGACAAGTATTATCAAAATATTGGCAAAAATGA
- a CDS encoding four-carbon acid sugar kinase family protein, which yields MEVLIIADDLTGANDTGVQFARRHLQTKVLINKEALIDKDIDILVLDTDSRSSPYHEAYEKVKQALEAVKSYDMKWIYKKVDSTMRGNIGVELDAILNHSDAKFIVMAPGYPDNHRIIRNGNIYVGNHLLEKTYFANDVSTPIKSSAVQTIIEETSDRKIGSITIDDLSNGKSHVQEKIHELRQDNVEIIVCDSANREDLHTLFHSFLHYIEPFVWCGSAGMAEQLAMYLSKGADVPKNKLNFGQGPILIGVGSVHDMTRKQLDYLLEETSIVGIDILTANLLKSEDSKKKELEKAYQRAMMAYRSEQNVALYTMADTETRRGVQKLAKEKKITNAELSYMISSSIGILVKQLMESISIGRAILTGGDTAKRVAEHIGCDQFHLIDVIEEGVPVGVLEGKYELLTITKAGGFGEEHSLVHAYLALGGK from the coding sequence ATGGAAGTCTTAATCATTGCAGATGACTTAACAGGTGCAAATGACACAGGGGTGCAATTTGCACGAAGACATCTTCAGACAAAAGTGCTTATAAATAAAGAGGCATTGATAGATAAGGATATAGACATACTCGTATTGGATACGGACAGTCGTTCATCACCCTATCATGAAGCTTATGAAAAGGTGAAACAGGCACTTGAAGCAGTAAAATCATATGATATGAAGTGGATTTATAAAAAAGTTGATTCAACCATGAGAGGGAATATTGGTGTCGAATTGGATGCTATTTTGAACCATAGTGATGCAAAATTCATTGTAATGGCACCTGGATATCCAGACAATCATCGCATAATAAGAAATGGGAATATTTATGTTGGAAATCATTTATTAGAAAAAACCTATTTTGCTAACGATGTAAGTACCCCTATTAAAAGCTCAGCTGTCCAAACAATCATCGAAGAAACATCGGATAGAAAAATTGGCTCAATTACAATTGATGACCTTTCAAATGGCAAGAGTCATGTTCAAGAAAAAATTCATGAGCTAAGACAAGATAATGTGGAAATTATCGTGTGTGATTCTGCCAATCGTGAGGACCTCCATACACTTTTTCATTCTTTCCTTCATTATATTGAACCATTTGTTTGGTGTGGATCTGCTGGAATGGCCGAGCAACTCGCTATGTATTTATCCAAGGGAGCAGACGTACCTAAAAATAAACTTAATTTTGGCCAAGGACCTATTTTAATCGGCGTAGGAAGCGTACACGATATGACGAGAAAGCAATTAGACTATTTACTTGAAGAAACATCAATCGTAGGAATAGATATTCTTACCGCCAATCTTCTGAAGTCAGAGGATTCGAAAAAAAAAGAACTGGAAAAAGCGTATCAACGAGCGATGATGGCGTATAGAAGTGAACAAAATGTGGCTTTATATACTATGGCTGATACTGAGACTAGACGAGGCGTTCAAAAGCTTGCTAAAGAGAAAAAAATCACTAACGCAGAATTAAGTTACATGATATCGAGCAGCATAGGTATTTTAGTGAAACAATTAATGGAGAGCATATCCATTGGTCGGGCGATCCTTACAGGTGGTGATACAGCTAAAAGGGTAGCTGAACACATTGGATGTGATCAATTCCATCTTATAGATGTGATTGAAGAAGGTGTTCCGGTTGGAGTATTGGAAGGGAAATATGAGCTATTAACAATTACAAAAGCTGGAGGGTTCGGCGAAGAACATTCATTGGTCCATGCTTATCTGGCGCTAGGAGGGAAATAG